The following coding sequences are from one Streptomyces dengpaensis window:
- a CDS encoding maleylacetate reductase, which produces MQAFVHRGQVTKVVFGRGTRSRIPDEVVLMGCERMVVLSTPNQAGQAAEMGDLLGAATVGHFAEATMHTPVEVTEKAVAYVQSVKADGVLTVGGGSTIGLGKAIAARTGLPQLALPTTYAGSEMTPILGETEGARKTTRRLPEVLPRTVVYDVDLTLTLPPAVAAVSGVNALAHAVEALYGQDHDPIANLMAGEAVDALIRCLPAVIRRPDDPEARAGALYGAWLAGTCLGSVGMALHHKVCHVLGGTFNLPHAETHTVVLPHVLAFNAAAAPDAVERIARTLPGSEGGTAAALFDFVGELGAPRALRDLGMPEARIDQAADLIVQNAYWNPRPVDRSSARALLTRAWGGERPAA; this is translated from the coding sequence ATGCAAGCGTTCGTTCATCGGGGACAAGTCACCAAGGTGGTGTTCGGCAGGGGGACACGCAGCCGTATCCCCGACGAGGTCGTGCTCATGGGCTGCGAGCGCATGGTGGTGCTGTCCACCCCGAACCAGGCGGGGCAGGCTGCCGAGATGGGTGACCTCCTGGGCGCAGCGACGGTCGGGCACTTCGCCGAGGCGACCATGCACACACCGGTCGAGGTCACGGAGAAGGCGGTGGCGTACGTCCAGTCGGTCAAGGCCGATGGTGTGCTCACCGTCGGAGGAGGATCCACGATCGGTCTCGGCAAGGCCATCGCGGCCAGGACCGGACTTCCGCAGCTGGCGCTGCCCACGACGTACGCGGGATCGGAGATGACTCCGATCCTGGGGGAGACCGAAGGCGCCCGCAAGACCACGCGACGACTGCCCGAGGTCCTCCCCAGGACCGTGGTGTACGACGTCGACCTGACGCTGACGCTTCCTCCCGCCGTGGCTGCGGTCAGCGGCGTCAACGCCCTGGCGCACGCGGTGGAGGCGCTCTACGGACAGGACCACGACCCCATCGCGAACCTCATGGCCGGTGAGGCGGTCGACGCACTGATCCGTTGCCTGCCGGCGGTGATACGGCGCCCGGACGACCCGGAGGCACGCGCCGGGGCACTGTACGGCGCTTGGCTGGCCGGTACCTGCCTCGGGTCAGTCGGGATGGCGCTGCATCACAAGGTGTGTCATGTGCTGGGTGGCACGTTCAATCTGCCGCATGCCGAGACGCACACGGTGGTGCTTCCGCATGTCCTCGCCTTCAACGCGGCAGCCGCGCCCGATGCCGTCGAGCGCATCGCACGCACGCTTCCCGGCTCCGAGGGCGGTACAGCGGCCGCTCTCTTCGACTTCGTCGGAGAACTCGGCGCCCCCCGCGCCTTGAGGGACCTGGGCATGCCGGAAGCGAGGATCGACCAGGCAGCCGACCTGATCGTCCAGAACGCCTACTGGAATCCGCGCCCGGTGGACCGCTCATCGGCCAGGGCGCTGCTGACCCGGGCATGGGGCGGCGAACGCCCCGCAGCCTGA
- a CDS encoding dioxygenase: MRDPNSETITNAVIATLDGAKDPRTAEILEALVRHAHAFVREVGLTEEEWATGIDFLTRTGHLCTPTRQEFILLSDVLGVTMLVDALNHQRESVATENSVIGPYFREDRPEHSHAADISGGLTGTPLFFEGLVTDHKREPVADAAVDVWHSDADGHYDVDVPGLQETAMRALLRSDGEGGFAFRSIRPASYPIPGDGTVGELMRVADRSLMRPAHVHVVIDAPGFQRVTTMLFPSDDLYLEQDPVFGVKDSLVVDFASHEAGTGPYSDRTDQPYTLLRHTFVLAPDQG; encoded by the coding sequence ATGCGTGACCCCAACAGTGAAACCATCACCAATGCGGTGATCGCCACCTTGGACGGCGCCAAGGACCCCCGTACCGCCGAGATCCTCGAGGCGCTCGTCCGTCACGCCCATGCCTTCGTCCGCGAAGTAGGACTGACCGAAGAAGAGTGGGCCACCGGCATCGACTTCCTCACCCGCACCGGTCACCTGTGCACCCCGACGCGGCAGGAGTTCATCCTGCTCTCCGATGTCCTGGGCGTCACCATGCTGGTGGACGCGCTGAACCACCAGCGCGAGTCGGTGGCCACCGAGAACAGCGTCATCGGCCCCTACTTCCGCGAGGACCGGCCGGAGCACTCCCACGCCGCCGACATCTCCGGGGGCCTCACGGGTACCCCGCTCTTCTTCGAGGGTCTGGTGACCGATCACAAGCGCGAGCCGGTCGCCGACGCGGCTGTCGACGTGTGGCACAGCGACGCCGACGGCCACTACGACGTCGATGTCCCGGGCCTGCAGGAGACCGCGATGCGCGCCCTGCTGCGGAGTGACGGCGAGGGTGGCTTCGCCTTTCGTTCCATCCGCCCGGCGAGCTACCCGATTCCGGGGGACGGAACGGTGGGCGAGCTCATGCGGGTCGCGGACCGGTCCTTGATGCGCCCCGCTCATGTCCACGTGGTCATCGACGCGCCCGGCTTCCAGCGGGTGACGACGATGCTGTTTCCGTCCGACGACCTGTACCTGGAGCAGGACCCGGTCTTCGGCGTCAAGGACTCGCTCGTGGTCGATTTCGCCTCCCACGAAGCCGGAACCGGACCGTACAGCGACCGCACGGACCAGCCCTACACCTTGCTCCGGCACACCTTCGTTCTCGCCCCCGACCAGGGCTGA